One Thermodesulfobacteriota bacterium genomic window carries:
- a CDS encoding methylmalonyl-CoA mutase produces the protein MQEPRTRILLAKPGADCHDRGAHVLVQAFKDAGMEVIYTGLYQTPKM, from the coding sequence GTGCAAGAGCCGAGAACAAGGATTTTACTGGCGAAGCCTGGGGCAGATTGTCATGATAGGGGGGCTCATGTGCTGGTTCAGGCGTTCAAAGATGCTGGTATGGAGGTTATTTACACGGGGCTTTACCAGACTCCAAAGATG